The DNA sequence AATGAAGGGAATTGTCTCTATAGTTGCACTGATTTTTGGGGGGTCTTGGAATACCTCGGCAGCATATTAGTTCCTTCCCTCCACCCGAGTTTAGAtctggggaaggaagagaggaatTGTTCCACAACCTTATTCTACATTTCCAAGAAGAGCCCCTTTTGAAGCTCAGGGGACATCGAATACAAAACCCTATCCTCTGCCTTTAGGGGAGTAGGAGGATCATGGCATCTACGCACTGGCCAAGACCAGCAAAACTTCCTACATCATTGCTAGCCCCTGCGTGTGCTCATCTGTGTGGCCTGTGTTTAGTGGAATCTGAATGAATGCATAACACATACTCCTAGCTGTAATCCATCATCCAATCTAATAAGAGTATTATGGCCTCCAAATGTTACTATATAATACAATGACTGTTTAAGTGCCTAGACTGAATATGGCACTCCTGaagaatggcttggatccactttaggctgcagtgggagaggaagTGACACTCCATTGGCAGAAATTGTTTCATGCGCAGAAATGGTCCGTTGGATCTAAGCCTGTTATGTGGCGTTAAGCCTGCATGGGCCTCATCCATTAGTTGTGCCTTATGTCACAACACTACGTCATTGCCTAAATACATACAATCTAACCAACAATTGTACAAGGATGAGGAGCAATATATTACTAATAAATGGTTATAAAATTAGTCATATTATTAAACAACTGTTTTCTGTACATGAGCGTCATTTGCTGTGAAGACCCCTTCTGCCTACTAGGCAGTTGAACATTAGCTTTCTAAACTAAATTTCTATCTTTTAGCTATGATACATTTTTTTATATAATACTGTGGGAATCCTGCAATTAGGTTAGGAATAGCTTGATTTAAAATCTGTTTAAATATATGAGCTTACAGATGTTTATTGGGATGAATCCAAAGTTTTgtttctgctaacagaaggattttccatcagcagaatggaattttcctgcttcccccttcTGAAGCAGCCCTCTGAGCTCCCTAAAAATGCTGCTTCCAGTGGACAGAGGACCCTTAGGAGCAGTATGAGGGCTAAATAAGTGaaaatcccctctccccactcCTTTCCATTGCCAGAAACCTACCTTGGATCCAGCCTGGCATTGCTTGAAATAGAAGCTTCTGGTATTGTAGACTTTGCACAGAAGATGCGTACCTAGTCCTCTGGCCTAGAAAGGTTTTGTGGTAGTTGCACAGTTCTCCTGTGCGCCATATGCCATCATTCTATGCGTTATACATTAATACTAAGGTTGGTACCCTACAACACTCAAGAGAGCAATGGAACTTCTTTGAAATATCAAGCCTTGAACTGTTGCAGTAGAATGTAGGCTACAGGTATAAGCTAGAGGTATAGTTCTAAACAAACATTGCATTTATTTGAACTTTGCTGAGTATATTGCTGTGGGATAGTGAAGCCATACCCATTAATATATTGCTCCTTGAATTGTGTGTGAAACATGTTGTCTGAAAATATTGATTAATGTGTATTTGTTACGTTTTTTATTCTTTCAGTCCTAGTGGGTCTTTATTGTCCTGTTTGGAGCAGGTTAAAACATACCTGCTGACCGATGGAACATGCAAGTGTGGTTTAGAATGCCCTCTCATCCTTCCCAAGGTAAAAATGGGGTAACTGTGAATATGCTGTGAATATAAAAGTAATATATTGAACTGAATGTTATGCAGTTCTGACAAGAATGTTACTGACATCTTAGAGCCTTTTAGAGCCTGAGCTTAGTCTCTATTTCAGAATACAGTTTTAATAGCCATTGTTTTGTAGCAGAATGGTATTTTTTTAAGGGTGTATTGCTCAGTAGGCTAAGGAGATAAGTTGGTAGATATATGATCCTTCTAATTCTTGTCTTGATTTTTGGTTGTAAGAAGCAAGCTATTTCCACATTCTGCAGTGGATCTTGAAGGAGAAAACATTAGCCCCCGCTCCCCTAATAAATATAAAAGCAGAAATGCCAGTTAGGTGGCACATAAGAACGACCCTATAACCATTAAGGTATGTTATAGTTCATGTATAACTCAAGGCAGTTACCATGCGCAATAAGCACTGGTACATAAAATTAATGCAAATTTATTAATTGAAAATGTGGTAAAAGCCACGCATGTATTGACATTGACCTGTTTACTTACTGAGTGGAAGAGACATACTATTCATGTCTATCTATCGTAGGAATGAGATGTTACTTTCAACTAGTCTGTTTAAATTTCCCTCTTTTCTGCTAGCTGCGAAATGTTCCCTCATTTTAATTTCCTTCAGGTTCACATTCTGTCTCCCACACTGCCTCTTTAAGGAGGCAGCTAGCTCTGTGAACTCTTGGAGCAATTAAGTTTGCTGCCTGGAGAGTTTAAGGAAGGGGCGTGGGACGACCCAGGTAGAAGAGGCCCGAGCCCTGTAGAAAGGCACCAAAAGCATGGAGAACTGGTCGTCCTGCAGCTGTTGAATGCTGGGAGGGAAATGATGTTCTCAGTGCATTGAGTTAAGTTTTTGATTTCCTCTGAAGTGCCAGTTACAAAGACAggcaataaaggaaacttatttttaacTTGATTGGATTTCAGCTGAAGCGGGGAGGAGAGGATCTGAGACTTGTAACAAAATATTATCGGTAACGTGATTCTGGcgttattttttttaaggtattTAATTTTGATCCTGGAGTTGCTGTGACACAAAGAACAGCTGAAGATGTTAAAGCAGATGAAGATGTCACTAAGCTATGCATTCACAAAAGGAAAATTATCGCAGTGGCTACACTTCATAAAAGCATGGAAGTGCCACATCCATCTCTGATTCTGACTAGTCCTGGGGGTGGAACGAGTAAGTGTTTTTTTGCATGAGGAAGAAAATATGTACTTCTGACATAAATGCCTTTAGAAATGATTGATGTTTTGTGGAAGTCAGTTACAAATTATATCTGTTGATACAATATCAAAATAAAGAGCGTGCACATGAGAATGTAAACCAAGATGGAACAAGCAGCTAAATTGTGTGGGGTGACTTTGGTAGACCAGACAGTTTACCATGGTAGCTAAAGCATGGCACATGGTAAATTTTACAGAGTAATTCAGCTTTGCGTCATTAGAGGCAACAGGGAGATTCATATGTTGATGTGTAGAAATGCAGTGCAGAACTTCCATCTGTTGGTGAAAAGCTGAGATGCTGGGACATGCATTCTAGAATGGTGAACAACAGTGAGGACTAGAAGAAAGCCAAGCATGTAGAGAAGAAGGCAATGTCCCAGACCATGCATTAGTATGGTGGAGCATAGCCTTCCTattttcacatgtacatacttGGCCCAACACAGAGCTCCAAGACTAATATCCGAATAGGCTGAATAGGAAAGAGCCCTGCCTACATTTGCTTAAAATTGTGTTGGGATTTAAAGCCTTTGATTAAACGGTTTGATAACCATTTGCTGTGCTTTGATATCTGCAGGATAACCTTCTCTTGCtcattttgatttgttttttttgtaattgGAGTTTGCTGTAAAGGCAGATCCAGATAGCCCATGGACAGCCAAATATGGATTTAGGGGGAAACACCCTCCAGGCCTCTTCAGTAGCAACACAGCAATGCAGCGGAGGTCAGGCTAgcattttcctcagtttgtaaATAGCATAGGAAATGTGAAGTCTAAACATAGTCTCTGATTCAGAGCTCCTCCGCACCATATATTGTTTTGCATCTAATCTGCACATGCAGTACTCTTGCAGTTTTGTGCATGGAAAAGAATTTGACTCAGCTGTAGTATGTTCTATTTAGTTGAATGACAGTAATTCATATTTTCTCTAAATCAGGTGCAACTCCAATAGTACCTTCACGAGCGACAACTCCAAGATCAGTGAGGAATAAATCACATGAAGTGATTACAAATTCTGTGATGCCAGAATGTAAGACTCCTTTCAAGTTGATGATGGGGGCCTCAAATGCCATGGGTAGGCTGTATGTGCAAGAGATGACCGGAAGCCAGCAACAAGAACTTCATTCTATCTATCCGAGGCAGAGATTGGGCAGTAATGAACATGGACAGAAGTCTCCATATCGGGGCAGTCATGGAGGAATGCCTAGTCCAGCTTCATCGGGATCACAAATATATGGAGATGGCTCAATCTCTCCTAGGACAGACCCACTTGGAAGTCCAGATATTTTCACAAGGAATAATTCTGGTTTTCATGGAGCACCTAACTCTAGCCCTGTTCATATGAACAGAACCCCTTTATCCCCTCCTTCAGTGATGCTACATGGTTCTCCTGTGCAGTCATCTTGTGCAATGGCTGGAAGGACTAATATACCTCTTTCCCCAACCCTGACCACAAAAAGTCCAGTAATGAAAAAACCCATGTGTAACTTTTCAACTAGTATGGAAATGCCACGTGCAATGTTTCACCACAAACCACCCCAAggccctccaccaccacctccaccttCTTGTGCTCTTCAGAAAAAGCCACTGACATCAGAGAAGGATCCACTTGGCATTCTTGATCCTATTCCTAGCAAACCAGTGAATCAGAATCCCGTTATCATTAATCCAAGTACTTATCACTCAAATGTCCACTCTCAGGTACCTGTGATGAATGTAAGCATGCCTCCAGCCGTTGTCCCTTTGCCAAGTAATCTCCCTTTGCCAACCGTAAAACCTGGTCATACAAATCATGGGAGTCATGTGCAAAGAGTTCAGCACACTTCTTCAacctctctctcaccctcaccaGTGACATCACCAGTTCATATGATGGGATCTGGAATTGGACGGATTGAGGCTTCGCCCCAAAGATCACGCTCATCTTCCACATCATCTGATCATGGAAATTTCATGATGCCTCCAGTAGGACCACAGTCATCTTGTAGTAATATTAAAGTTCCTCCTCGCTCACCAAGGTCAACAATAGGATCGCCTAGACCATCTATGCCATCAAGTCCTTCTACCAAGACTGATGGACTCCATCAATATAAAGACATCCCTAATCCATTGATTGCTGGAATGAGTAATGTATTAAATCCTCCGAGCAATGCAGTTTTCCCATCCACGTCTGCTGGAAGTGGGCCCATGAAAAGTcaacctggcttgctgggaatgccTTTAAATCAGATCTTGAACCAGCACAATGCTGCCTCTTTTCCAGCTAGTAGTTTACTCTCAGCAGCAGCCAAAGCACAGCTAGCAAATCAAAATAAACTTGCTGGTAACAATAGCAACAGCAGTAGCAACTCTGGACCAGTTGCCAGTGGTGGCAGCAATGATGGACATAGCACTTTAAACACCATGTTTCCTCCTACCACCAACATGCTTCTAACATCGAATGAAGGGCAAAGTGGTCGAGCAGCACTACGAGATAAACTGATGTCTCAACAGAAAGACCCTTTAAGGAAAAGGAAACCACCAACCACTACAGTGTTGAGTTTGCTTAGACAGTCTCAGTTGGAGAGTTCTGGAGTTCCTAAATCTGGGCCTGATTTGATAAGAAAGCAGAACCAAGGTTCATTTCCCATCACTTCGATGTCCCAGTTGCTTCAATCCATGAGTTGTCAAAGCTCTCATATGAACAGCAATAGCACTACTGGTTGTGGGAGCTCAAATACTGCTTTGCCTTGCTCTTCTAATCAGCTGCATTTTACAGACACTAATATGAGCTCGGGCGCTCTTCAGAATTCACTGACACAGAATATACCTCTAAGAGGGGAAAGTATGCACTGCCAGAATTCAAACACTAACTTTGGCCACGGAACTAGCCCCAGTCCAAACAACCATCTTACAGGCTTAATAAATCAGATGCAAGCCAGTGGGAATTGTGGAGTGCTCAGTCAGTCTGGAATGGCTTTAGGAAATTCATTACATCTGAACCCAGCTCAGCCAAGAATTCAAGTGGCCTCCACTCCTGTGATACCAAACAGCATTGTGAGCAGTTGCAATCAAACAAGTCCTGAAGCAGGTATGTTTCTGGCAGGTATCTATATATCTGAGAGTTGGGATGAGagtattttaaaatgtgaattttgtTGCCTCTCTTCAAGAGAGAGGAATGAACATTTCTGTGGCAAGTTCTTGGCAACTTAATGCATCACGAAATGTGCAATGTTACACACAATCCAAGAATTGTATTCTCTAATAGTATTCTCTGTCTGGCAGTgaaagaccaagaaagggatcttggggtggtagtggatagtggATGAAGAcctcaacccagtgtgcggctgctgtgaaaaaggcaaattccatgctggctgtaattagacaaggaatagaaataaaactgctgctatcatattgcccttatacaaatctatggtgagaccacacttggaatactgtgtacagttctggtcaccacacctaaaaaatgatattgcagagcttgagaaggtgcagaaaagagcacacaaaatgattaggggaccagagccactatgaggagcagttaaaatgcttagggctgtttagcttagaaagaaggcggtcaagggaagacatgatagtggtctataaaattatgcatggtatggagagagtggacagagagaagcttttctccctcgtaatattagaacgcggggtcatctgctgaagctggaggatgacagattcagaactgataaaaggaagtatttcttcatacaacacatagttaacttgtggaactccctgccccaagatgtggtgatggctgccaacttggaaggctttaagagggcagtggacatattcatggaggagagggctattcattgctactagtaaaaatggatactagtcatgatgcatacctattctctccaggatcagagtagcatgcctattacattaggtgctttggaacacaggtgggataatgctgctgcagtcatcttgtttgtaggctttctagaggcacttgattggtcactgtgtgaacggactgcggacttgatgggccttggtctgatccagcatggcttttcttatgttcttatgtgtaacGAGTTTGTTCTGCATTGATTCCTCTCAAAAATCATTGAGCTTCGATTAATATTGTTGTTCTTCTGTGATTGTGAGGAAATTCCTTCCAGTCACTTTTGCAATAGAGCTGATACATCGTTGGTTCATATTTAGATCTTGAACTGACACTTTGTTGATATACTAGCAAAATGCCTCTTAAAGTGTAGGAATGTATATAGAATGTGACTACAGACTGTTTCACCAATAAAAGGCTCATACCTATATGGCATGCCTTATCTTAAACTGACAATATAATGCATAATCCTTACATCTATATTCAATAGAAATACCAAGTATAGCAACTATATGTCAAGCTATTCCTGCTTCTCCAGGCatagaaaagtggaaggcagaggGACTGATAACTCAAAATGTTTTTTCTTCAGAATTAGCAGAATTGCTAATTATTGGGGTTTTCATTTTTGAGTGAAAACCCAGGAATAAATGTTTTCCCTCAGGATCTCTATGGATTCTGTTGAGGTTTACGTGTTGTTTCAGAGCTCAAATAACATAACCTTCATTTATGTTTTAATAGAACTGGATCACGTATTTTTGCTTGATCTTTTGTTGACTGATAAACATTAGGTTAAAAAAATCATCTAATTTTGGAAGGTAGTATTCTCTGCCATGTGCATCTATGGGCAATGCTTTCCACTGGCCCAAGGCACATTCTGTCCATGGAAGAATGTTCACGGTTGGACATAGCTTGTGTTGAAGGCATGTGTTATACATGAAAAACCACGCTTTGTTTTTCAAAGGGAGATTTCTTCACCAATACAGCCCCTCCCATTTCTgacaattttaaatatttaatagcGGTCCAATGTCTTGCAAATAGGGTTACAGTGAGAACCAACTCTgagaaatctgattttttttctagaGAAAATCAAAAAAGGGAAGTAGGTTGTGCTGCTGCATTTTATCTCCAAATAAGCATTCTTTCTTGCTAGCCCCTCTGCATATTACATTTGTTTTCATGATAGGATTTCTGAGCAAGATGCAGCTGACAACTGCGTCTAAACTAATCTCTAAAAGGACGGAATAATGTTATTGCCTGTGAAAGGGGTAGCTGAAAACTAAACTAAAACTAGAATAGTTCAGGCCAGGAAAAAGAAGCATTTTATGGTTTGTCTTGCTGTGTTACATAGCTTTTTAAGGACAAGAAAATTTGTCCTGCCACAAAGTTACAGAATTAGTATGTGTGTTAAATGTTCGGCCTTGATCCTCAGCCCAGTAAGATGGGAGTGGTTAGACAGTGGGTCAAGGTGGGGATGCATTGGACCTTGGGGATATGTAATCCCCGCAGGCTGGCTCAAATGTTAGTAACTGCTGCTTTCTTCAGTCATAAAGGCCTAGGAAGCCAGAGCTTGTTAATATCAGGCAAGgcaatttcacaacctggaaagTATGATTTGAGTTATCTGAAAGTTGCTGTGGCTAGAATCTGAGCTCTTGGTTCatgtattactagggttgccaggtccctcttcgccaccaacaggaggtttttggggtaaagcctgaggagggcgggatttagggaggggaggtactttaaTGTcgtggagtccagttgccaaagcggcaattttccccaggtgaactgatatctgtcggctggagatcagttataatagcaggagatctccagctactacctggaggttggcaaccctttgtatTACAAAACTGACATGACCACCCCACTCTTGTGGGGAGTAAAGTATATGCTATCACTGACCAATGGTCATTCACCATTATGGTTTGGTGCTGAGAAATAtagttttattgaatttttttttcccgTTTTTGGACCATAAAAGCCGCCTTATTTGCAGCATGGCAAGGTTTTATCTGTGACCATTTTGGCCTTGATGTGCACTGATTTGTAACAGAGGCCATACCTCAGGGGAATTCAGAATTTGGGGATGAGTAAATGGGAGCGCtgttacattttacattttagaCATTCCCTTTTTCTCACTTGCAATAGTTTCTGGTAGCCAGTGGAAGAAAGTTTTTATACCTCTCACCCCGCCTCAGGATAAAATTTAAGATCCTTGATTTTTCCCCCAGGTCCTTAAAACAATGTGCAGCAAATAGGAGTCAAACCTTAACACAACAGAGTTGGCTGATGGCCTCAGGCACCATGCCTGTAATTTGGGTGCTCTGTGGTGCATCATAAATAtgcctatataaataaataaagttgactTGTCTGGAGTGCTGGAGtcatgaaatgctttttaagtcAAGGCTTTTCACATtcaaaatgtgcattttttgCAGTGGGAAAATTGGGGcaacactggaaaaaaaatgtagtGAACTTGACCTCACCTCAGTCAGGGCTCATGTACATGTTGTCCTGATTATTTGAGCAAGAAGATGAATACTTCAACCAGCCACCTTTCAGGGTAGTGCCTTACCCTGCTGCAGAGACATACCGCTTAGGTTCCAAGATATAATCAGATTCTTTACTATTTCTTACCAGCTAACTCCCTGCGTGACTCTCCGGATGGCTCCAGACTTAGTGACTGGGTATTCAGTTTTGATGCTGTTTTGACAGGGATGTTATAACCAGCTCCAAATTTTCCCCATGGCCTGGATTGATCAAAAGGAACCCTTGATCAAAAGGAACAGTGTTCCTCCCCTTTTTAACACGACCTTCCATAAACTCAGAATTGCTTTCACTGTTGCACACTCTCAAACTATGCTATCAGCCATGTTAACAAAGTTACTTAACTACACATGGAAAATGTTGCACAGAACCTGTGTCTCTGTGGAGCTTTAGAATTGAAGCACCTTCCTCATTATGTTTTGTTCTGCCTTCTTTTATGGGTAGCCTTGATCCAGCTTTCTTGAGGCTATCTTAGCTGTCCTTGATCTATGTATGTTGACAGAACAAATTCTTTTCCTTCTAGCTGATGCAGACCTGCGCATCACCCACAGGGTTTCATTATATGCTTGGGCCACTATGGAAATTGAGCTAGAGACATGCTCAAGGCCCAACTTACTATAGCTTAATTTACATGTTTATTATGGTGTGAGTGTGTGCGTTTTTTGTTGGGGGTAAGGGTAGGAAATTTTatctttgtttttcttaatttctATCTAACTTGTTTACTGTTATTTCCTGTCATCCCCTACATTTTATGTACGCTCAGTTCTATTTAAGATAGTAACAGCCTTTGGCTGTTTGCAACAAGTTACTACTACTGTATTAACTGCCTGACCACAACTGTTGTAAAGTCCCAGCACAGGCAAATGTGAGATAAAATAAGCGAGAAGTGGGAAGCCTCTGTTTGCACAGTACTGTGATAAGCCAGGATAAGAGCTGCTGCTGAGGAATGCAGTTGTGAACACCTGTCTGTAAATAGGACACTGTGTAGGAGACTGAAAGGTGCTAATGGCCGTGGATGGTTCCCTGTTCTCTTCAACCCCGCTGCCCCATCCAGTCCCAGGAAATTTGAGTCCCTGCTTTACAATGCACATGTGGACTAACAATAACATGGGTTCGTGAGCTGGTCGGGGAAGGGAATAAAATTATTTCCTGCCTCTTCTGTTGGGGGCTATATTGTCAGGAGAGGGCAATTTCACCCCTGTCCTCAGCAATGTACCCTCCCAACCCACATGGCTGGTAGTCCATTTAAATATCATAACCCTAGGAATCAATTTTGCTGTTGTTGAAtggggctgctggggggggggcactgatcCTTGCTCTCATGTTGCAGAGGATCCAACCCAGACGGTTGACTTAAAACAGGATCATATGACAGTATAAAAGGTTAAGACTGTCACAGGGCTAGTTTACACTTACTCAGAAGGTTCCTCTGTATCCAAGGTGATGATTCATTAATCTTCGTGCACCATTTTGAGTATATTGAAACATGATGAGGAGTTAGAACAATTTATGCAattctccttttttcagaatGAACAGGAAAAAAGTGCACATACATGTGTATATAAAGCCAGCGCCACATATATACTACTGCAAGTGTTTACTCATCACCACTATGTGTATAGAGAGTTAAACCAGATAAGTGTCCATCAGGCTATAGCCATCCTTGAAGTAATGTCATGGATTCCTTCAAATGTATAATTTTACAAACGAAACATTGACTTGGATTCTGTCTAGCAAAATGGGGCTCACAACGCTAACTTTCCTGTCTCATCGCAGTCTACTATCCCTCCTAGGACTGTTCCCTGGTGACAGGAGTAGATTGACATTAAGACCACCAGGAAAAGTCCCAGTGGGCCAATGGCACACATAAAGTAGGCAAGAGCCATTACAAAGGGGAGCCAGCGACCTGCCCTGGTGTGAGGtggatgtaggattgccaggtccctctttgctaccggtgggaggtttttggggcagagcctaaggagggcagggtttgaggaggagagggacttcaattccatagagtccaattaccaaagcagccattttctccaggtgaactgatctctatcggctggagatcagttgaaattgcaggagatctccagctactacctggaggttgctgtaCAAAGAGGcggcacgtggctcaaaataataaacatcaatatcaaaaaacaacaattgtgtttgtcttactgtcaaatgtattgaaaatagaccaccaaaacaaatgaaaagtgtgtcaaacaacacacatacacaatagcctcgcagggctagcctcgcagggcttaaggcagtgccaaaaggctgaaaatataggaaagccgaacagctaaacaaaaatgaagcctcccgggctgaatataaaccaaaaaagatatggttataagcaatacacaacaatagtggtggttgtaagcaatacacaacaatggtggtattacaatcacaatagtaacaaaacaaaaatgcggtccaaggtgggtccgtcacaaagacgcgtttcgaatcttcttcagtttgccCACCCAACCACTCTTAGAGAAGGAATTAGAACTTAGTAGAATGGTTCATCACATGTATAACCCCATCTGATACTACAAGATGTTAAGGTTTTTTCATGAAAATTTTCAATCCGGCCTCGGCCTTTgctgcttgtacctggaggttggcaaccctaggtggatgtGAGCTTCCAGCACAAGCCGGCAGCATCTGTCTTGTAGGAGCCTGGGATAATTGCTGCCACCAGAAGCTGGTTGCCCATGCCCAGTGCAATGTAGATGGGAGCAAgccatctttctctcccccacctccactGAAGTGGAGCCAGGGGTGAGGCTCTTTCCAGGACCATTTTTTGCCTTTCAGTCTGCCTCTGCCCAAGATTTAGTAAAATGCGACAGGGGAATCATCAGTTTATCTAAATCTCACCCCATCTGTaggtatttaaatccagagactggagccatgaacagacaaagaTCCTTCTACAAACCAGGGGAAAgttccaggtttacagaaaaaattttaatcttaaaattttttttttgaaatgggggttaaaacaccacaaaataatagaagcagcaccagtACCTTTCACAATTATCCACATATGAAATCTCAAAACTGACGCAGTAAAAACAGCAGAAGACGTAATTAGTAACAGCACAACTAATAAAAACAGACATGATAGTCACACATTGTGATGCATGGTTAGAAAGTGCTCTTGGCTGGGGTTACAGATCACAAAGTAACCAAGAACTTTATGGAATTACCTTTAAAATGTAGCTTAACTTTTATATTGTAATGGAAGTAATGTTTTTTTCCTAAGAACCCAGTTCTATATATCTGTGTCAGCATTTGCATTTTTATATATTGTGGGCATGCAAGAATATGACTGGGATTTAATTGGCAATCGctcataaatatttattttatcgcAACTAGGCTACTTTATTTTTATCTtgactttaattttatttaaagtcTTAAGCACCCCAAAACTTTCTGTGgcatctatttttttaattatatacttgcggggggggggagaataggaaATCGTGGAGAATCAAGTTCATAATTAACGTCTGTCATAGACAATCAAAACAGTTGCATTTAAGAGAAGTGATGTTTCCTATGGGTGCCATTTAATCATCAGGGGCAAAAGTCAACATTCTTGGATGAGGTTTTTATTTTGAATTAGTGTTTACTCATTATAACACATGCCTCTAAGAATGCCTGTCAAAATGGGAATCTTTTACTGTGCTGTTATTTATATCCAAGCAGTTATTGTAATGGCGTGTATCCAACAATCCAAGCATGAAAGGCGCACATTTTCCTGTGTTCATCTCTGTTCCTTCAGCCCCTCCATCCCTTGGTAATATCATTCCTAGAATTGTAGGATCCATGCAGAAGAACAGCTGTTCAAGTCAGTGGCTGGACTGAGAAATGACAAAGGGATGTGGTATCTGCCCCTTTTCTCAGTAGATGTGCTTGAAGGAAGAGCAGTTTCACCACCTAGTTTTTTCTGAGTC is a window from the Euleptes europaea isolate rEulEur1 chromosome 15, rEulEur1.hap1, whole genome shotgun sequence genome containing:
- the MBD5 gene encoding methyl-CpG-binding domain protein 5 isoform X2, coding for MNGGKECDSGDKDGGLPAVQVPVGWQRRVDQNGVLYISPSGSLLSCLEQVKTYLLTDGTCKCGLECPLILPKVFNFDPGVAVTQRTAEDVKADEDVTKLCIHKRKIIAVATLHKSMEVPHPSLILTSPGGGTSATPIVPSRATTPRSVRNKSHEVITNSVMPECKTPFKLMMGASNAMGRLYVQEMTGSQQQELHSIYPRQRLGSNEHGQKSPYRGSHGGMPSPASSGSQIYGDGSISPRTDPLGSPDIFTRNNSGFHGAPNSSPVHMNRTPLSPPSVMLHGSPVQSSCAMAGRTNIPLSPTLTTKSPVMKKPMCNFSTSMEMPRAMFHHKPPQGPPPPPPPSCALQKKPLTSEKDPLGILDPIPSKPVNQNPVIINPSTYHSNVHSQVPVMNVSMPPAVVPLPSNLPLPTVKPGHTNHGSHVQRVQHTSSTSLSPSPVTSPVHMMGSGIGRIEASPQRSRSSSTSSDHGNFMMPPVGPQSSCSNIKVPPRSPRSTIGSPRPSMPSSPSTKTDGLHQYKDIPNPLIAGMSNVLNPPSNAVFPSTSAGSGPMKSQPGLLGMPLNQILNQHNAASFPASSLLSAAAKAQLANQNKLAGNNSNSSSNSGPVASGGSNDGHSTLNTMFPPTTNMLLTSNEGQSGRAALRDKLMSQQKDPLRKRKPPTTTVLSLLRQSQLESSGVPKSGPDLIRKQNQGSFPITSMSQLLQSMSCQSSHMNSNSTTGCGSSNTALPCSSNQLHFTDTNMSSGALQNSLTQNIPLRGESMHCQNSNTNFGHGTSPSPNNHLTGLINQMQASGNCGVLSQSGMALGNSLHLNPAQPRIQVASTPVIPNSIVSSCNQTSPEAGRAGPSSSTTIAGTSQPAITKTTSVLQDGVIVTTAAGNPLHSQLPIGNDFPFDGHEHALHFPQNSSSNNNLPHSLNPNLFSSLPISLPVNQQHLLNQNLLNILQPSAGEGDMSSINSALNSHQLTHLQSLFNNNQMFPSNQQQQLLQGYQNLQGFQGQPPIPGPTNNPNPMACLFQNFQVRMQEEAAFLNKRMLTQLGMPPIAESPNTPLPAFQDSPCNLQQRTEPSVGQQTKDNPSLSVQGDTSVDAIYKAVVDAASKGMQVVITTAVNSTTQMSPIPALSAMSAFTASIGDPLNLSSAVSAVIHGRNIGISDHEGRARNSRGARILKNSEHLKNSSEGDGLEYYKPTGCNTPKKQWEGEQSPGGDMNRWKCEEFLDHPAHIHSSPCHERPNHVSTLPLVQGKQHPILLPQRNCQSDKMLEENFRYSHYKRTMMSFKERLENTVERCAHINGNRPQQSRGFGELLNASKQDLAVEEQSPSSSNSFESSLIKDYIHYNGDFNAKGINGCVPSPSDAKSISSEDDLRNPDSPSSNELIHYRPRTFNVGDLVWGQIKGLTSWPGKLVREDDVHNSCQQSTEDGKVEPDKLKTLTEGLEAYNHVRKRNRKSGKLNNHLEAAIHEAMSELDKMSGNVHQIPQGDRQLKPPKPKRRKISR